The proteins below are encoded in one region of Parvicella tangerina:
- the yaaA gene encoding peroxide stress protein YaaA, whose product MKIILSPAKSLDFENARIFEKEKTKPVFIEESEYLINKLKKYSSGKIKKLMNVSDNIAQLNFERFQSWEYPFPSHARQALFVFNGDAYRGLDANSFSDEEVVIANEKLRILSGLYGLLKPLDLMLPYRLEMGTPFKVTPTKSNLYKFWGTKLAEQLESEMNENEVLVNVASNEYSKALNLKNFNRRVITCSFKEEKNGDYKAIMTFAKRARGLMTRFIIQENINEPEHLKAFDLENYSFNESLSSENEFVFTR is encoded by the coding sequence ATGAAAATTATTCTTTCACCAGCAAAATCACTGGATTTTGAAAATGCCAGAATATTTGAAAAGGAAAAAACGAAACCAGTATTTATCGAGGAAAGTGAGTACTTAATAAACAAACTGAAAAAGTATTCCTCTGGTAAGATCAAGAAATTGATGAATGTGAGCGATAATATTGCTCAGCTTAATTTTGAACGATTTCAATCCTGGGAATATCCTTTCCCCAGCCATGCAAGGCAGGCGCTGTTTGTCTTTAATGGTGATGCCTATCGAGGTTTGGATGCGAATTCATTTTCTGATGAAGAAGTAGTAATTGCAAATGAGAAGTTACGCATTCTAAGTGGACTATATGGGTTGTTAAAGCCACTTGACCTAATGCTGCCTTATCGTCTTGAAATGGGAACACCGTTTAAAGTAACGCCTACAAAATCGAATCTTTATAAATTTTGGGGAACGAAGCTAGCAGAGCAACTTGAATCTGAAATGAATGAGAATGAAGTTTTAGTGAATGTAGCTTCGAATGAATATTCGAAGGCATTAAACCTCAAGAATTTTAACCGAAGAGTGATCACTTGCTCATTTAAGGAAGAAAAAAATGGTGATTACAAAGCCATCATGACGTTCGCCAAACGAGCAAGAGGACTAATGACAAGGTTTATTATTCAGGAAAACATCAATGAACCTGAGCACCTAAAAGCATTTGATCTCGAAAACTATTCTTTTAACGAGTCATTGTCATCAGAGAATGAGTTCGTCTTTACACGTTAA
- a CDS encoding outer membrane protein assembly factor BamD gives MQRIAIYILVLGAVLTFSSCSDYNKILKGNDYELKYKTAVELYNEGDCYRALPLFDELMTYYRMTEKGEDVYYYYANTHYCLKDYYLASYYFKRFTKHFPYSPRKEECAFMSALCTKKNSPAYNLDPTDTRKAIDELQLFMDQYPESDKIDTCNAMIDELRAKLERKSYEQAKLYYKMEKYKSAVISFEVTLEKYPDTEYREEVMYLMVKSNYLLAENSIETKKLERYQETIKSYRIFADYFPDSGYLKNAKHYHDVSLKEIEKLNNQ, from the coding sequence ATGCAGAGAATTGCGATTTACATTTTAGTTTTAGGAGCAGTACTTACTTTCTCATCTTGTAGTGATTACAACAAGATTTTGAAAGGGAATGATTACGAGTTGAAGTATAAAACCGCGGTGGAACTTTATAACGAAGGGGATTGCTATCGTGCGTTGCCTTTGTTTGATGAGTTAATGACCTATTACCGAATGACAGAAAAAGGGGAGGATGTTTATTATTATTACGCTAACACGCATTACTGTTTGAAAGACTATTATTTAGCATCTTACTATTTCAAACGTTTTACTAAACATTTTCCATACAGTCCGAGAAAGGAGGAGTGCGCTTTTATGTCTGCCTTATGTACAAAAAAGAATTCCCCAGCCTATAACCTGGATCCCACAGATACCAGAAAGGCAATTGATGAGTTGCAGTTATTCATGGACCAGTATCCTGAAAGTGATAAGATTGATACGTGTAATGCCATGATTGATGAATTAAGAGCGAAATTGGAAAGAAAAAGCTACGAACAGGCAAAGCTTTACTACAAAATGGAGAAGTACAAGTCAGCGGTCATTTCTTTTGAAGTTACGCTTGAGAAGTACCCAGATACGGAGTATCGAGAAGAGGTGATGTATCTGATGGTAAAGTCAAATTACCTACTTGCCGAAAATAGTATCGAGACAAAAAAGTTGGAGAGATATCAGGAAACTATTAAATCTTATCGTATCTTTGCGGACTATTTCCCAGATAGTGGGTATCTTAAAAATGCAAAGCATTACCATGATGTAAGCTTGAAGGAAATAGAAAAGCTAAATAATCAATAA
- the porD gene encoding type IX secretion system protein PorD, with the protein MRKAFGLFIFMCSLTFVKAQEINCDVSVIAPTLASSPANTEIMEALKNSVYEFVNSKQWTDDVFAEEEKIDMSILINIKTYSSSSFTASIQISSSRPVYNSDYQTRLFNFNDEKFNFTYNRGEALIFTQDRHVSNLSDVVAYYVYMVLGYDYDSFSLKGGTKYFMKAQQIVGRCQNASEPGWKPTDGKKNRFTLVDNALNNAFLNLRKCYYNYHREGFDQLYSNNKEAVEEVINSLNLLQQIHKIQPNSINVQIFFTAKADEIVAMFKDTVSKVKRVIVRFLERVIVGIISIECIMRG; encoded by the coding sequence ATGAGAAAAGCATTCGGCCTGTTTATATTTATGTGTTCCTTGACATTTGTCAAAGCTCAAGAGATCAATTGTGATGTTTCAGTTATAGCACCTACTTTAGCGAGTAGTCCTGCGAATACTGAGATTATGGAGGCGCTCAAGAATTCTGTATACGAGTTCGTAAATAGTAAGCAATGGACAGATGATGTTTTTGCAGAGGAAGAGAAGATCGATATGAGCATCTTGATCAATATTAAAACCTATAGTTCTAGTAGCTTTACCGCTTCAATACAGATTTCATCTTCCCGCCCTGTTTATAACTCAGACTACCAGACTAGACTTTTTAATTTCAACGATGAGAAGTTTAACTTTACTTACAATAGGGGAGAAGCGTTGATTTTTACACAGGATAGGCACGTCAGTAACCTTTCTGATGTAGTTGCCTATTATGTATATATGGTGCTAGGTTATGACTATGATTCCTTTTCACTTAAGGGAGGTACAAAATACTTTATGAAAGCGCAACAGATTGTTGGTAGATGCCAAAATGCTTCAGAACCAGGTTGGAAACCAACTGATGGTAAGAAGAACCGATTTACGCTTGTGGACAATGCGTTGAATAATGCCTTTTTGAACCTAAGAAAATGCTACTACAATTATCATCGAGAAGGTTTCGATCAGTTATATTCCAATAACAAGGAGGCGGTAGAGGAAGTTATTAATTCGTTGAATCTATTGCAACAGATTCACAAAATTCAACCGAACAGCATCAACGTTCAAATTTTCTTTACCGCGAAAGCAGATGAAATCGTTGCCATGTTCAAAGATACGGTTTCCAAGGTCAAGAGGGTGATAGTGAGATTTCTGGAGAGGGTAATAGTTGGAATTATAAGTATCGAATGCATAATGCGAGGTTAG
- a CDS encoding lysophospholipid acyltransferase family protein, giving the protein MWKIINIVQLLLIVVVNIPLILIALVIGVFSRKAMKWYAMYIWSKFLLLIVGASVKIEGKEKLNKDNSAIYVANHSSHFDIPVLFNKMGFFLHFIAKIELKKIPLFGWGCSMVDIIWIDRKNKIKAQQSMHEAGEHIRKGLNVISFPEGTRSKTGEIGMFRRGSFMLAQQANVDVVPLYLKGTRKLNPPGTMSFRPSKVTIVVGDRLPIEGYKNHSPEEFANEVQMIVKKMEEEYS; this is encoded by the coding sequence ATGTGGAAGATTATTAACATAGTTCAGTTGCTCTTGATCGTAGTGGTCAACATCCCCTTAATTCTGATCGCTCTTGTTATTGGTGTTTTTTCTAGAAAAGCTATGAAATGGTACGCCATGTACATTTGGTCGAAGTTTCTACTTTTGATTGTTGGTGCTTCAGTTAAAATCGAGGGTAAAGAGAAGTTAAACAAGGACAATTCTGCGATCTATGTGGCCAATCACTCTTCTCATTTTGATATTCCTGTGCTCTTTAATAAAATGGGGTTCTTTTTACACTTCATAGCAAAAATTGAGTTGAAGAAAATCCCATTATTTGGATGGGGTTGTAGTATGGTTGATATCATTTGGATCGATCGAAAGAATAAAATCAAAGCACAACAGTCCATGCACGAGGCGGGTGAGCATATTAGAAAAGGACTAAACGTCATTTCCTTTCCAGAAGGAACTCGCAGCAAAACTGGCGAAATTGGTATGTTTAGAAGAGGTAGTTTTATGCTAGCGCAGCAAGCTAATGTAGACGTGGTTCCACTTTACCTCAAAGGAACTCGAAAACTGAACCCTCCAGGAACTATGTCATTCAGACCTAGCAAAGTAACTATCGTAGTTGGCGATAGACTTCCGATTGAAGGCTATAAAAATCATTCTCCCGAAGAGTTCGCCAATGAGGTCCAGATGATCGTCAAGAAAATGGAAGAAGAATACAGCTAA
- a CDS encoding DNA-directed RNA polymerase subunit omega, translating to MAYRDSTAEKTTITRNLKDLDQQTDNIYETLVILSKRANQINNGMKEELTSKLEEFASSTDNLEEIFENREQIEVSRFYERLPKPAAIAIQEYEEEKLFWKNQEKK from the coding sequence ATGGCATACAGAGATAGTACAGCTGAAAAAACAACAATTACAAGAAATCTTAAAGATCTGGATCAACAGACGGATAACATCTATGAAACATTGGTGATCCTGTCTAAAAGAGCTAATCAGATTAATAATGGTATGAAAGAGGAGTTGACGTCTAAACTTGAGGAGTTTGCTTCTTCTACTGATAACCTAGAAGAGATCTTTGAGAATAGAGAGCAGATCGAAGTTTCTCGATTCTACGAGAGATTGCCTAAGCCTGCTGCTATTGCAATCCAAGAATACGAGGAAGAAAAATTATTCTGGAAAAACCAGGAGAAAAAATAA
- a CDS encoding aminotransferase class I/II-fold pyridoxal phosphate-dependent enzyme has translation MDIFERIAQNRGPLGQHMERSHGYFTFPKLEGQIAPRMTFKGKEVLTWSINNYLGLSNHPEVRKVDAEAAAEWGCGYPMGARMMSGQTEYHEEFERQIADFMEMEAAYLLNFGYQGFMSVIDSLTHRNDVIVYDSECHACLVDGIRLHQGKTFVFPHNDIEKCEKSLERAAKITAETGGGILLITEGVFGMSGDQGKLKEIVELRKKGHQFRLMVDDAHGFGTLGEKGQGAGEAQGVHHEIDILLGTFAKSMASIGAFVCAKKEIVDFLMYNMRSQVFAKSLPMVLTIGALKRLELLKAPTQREKLWTITNALQNGLREAGFNLGNTNSCVTPVMLSGTLGEATKLTFDLRENYSIFTSIVVYPVVPKGMILLRLIPTAAHSLDDVEYTIETFKKVKAKLDAGEYHAEKIVDANA, from the coding sequence ATGGATATTTTTGAAAGAATAGCCCAAAATAGAGGTCCGTTAGGACAGCATATGGAGAGGTCTCACGGGTATTTTACATTCCCAAAACTAGAAGGACAAATTGCTCCTCGGATGACCTTTAAAGGTAAAGAAGTATTAACCTGGAGTATTAACAATTACCTAGGATTATCAAATCACCCTGAAGTTAGAAAAGTAGATGCTGAAGCTGCAGCTGAATGGGGATGTGGATATCCTATGGGAGCAAGAATGATGTCAGGACAAACAGAATACCATGAAGAATTCGAAAGACAGATCGCTGATTTCATGGAAATGGAGGCTGCTTATCTGTTAAACTTTGGCTACCAAGGATTTATGTCTGTGATTGATTCTTTAACGCACAGAAATGATGTTATCGTTTATGATAGTGAATGTCATGCTTGTTTGGTTGATGGAATTAGATTACACCAGGGAAAAACATTCGTATTCCCCCACAACGACATCGAAAAATGTGAAAAGTCTCTGGAAAGAGCAGCCAAAATAACGGCAGAAACTGGTGGAGGTATCTTATTGATCACTGAAGGGGTTTTTGGAATGAGCGGTGACCAAGGAAAGCTGAAAGAGATTGTTGAGTTGAGAAAGAAAGGTCATCAGTTTAGATTGATGGTAGATGATGCACATGGATTTGGAACATTAGGAGAAAAAGGACAAGGAGCTGGGGAAGCTCAAGGTGTTCATCACGAAATCGATATCTTGTTAGGAACATTTGCAAAGTCAATGGCTAGTATCGGTGCGTTTGTATGTGCCAAGAAAGAGATCGTTGATTTCTTAATGTATAATATGCGATCGCAAGTTTTTGCTAAGTCTTTACCAATGGTACTAACGATTGGAGCACTTAAGAGACTAGAGCTATTGAAAGCACCTACGCAGCGAGAAAAACTTTGGACAATCACTAATGCGCTGCAAAACGGATTAAGAGAAGCTGGATTTAATCTGGGAAATACAAATTCTTGTGTGACTCCTGTAATGCTTTCAGGTACTTTAGGTGAGGCTACTAAATTAACCTTCGACCTCAGAGAGAATTACAGCATATTTACTTCGATTGTGGTGTATCCAGTGGTACCTAAAGGCATGATCTTGTTAAGACTGATACCTACTGCAGCTCACTCTCTTGATGATGTGGAATATACTATTGAAACCTTTAAAAAGGTAAAAGCAAAACTAGATGCTGGTGAGTATCATGCTGAAAAGATAGTTGATGCAAATGCTTAA
- the dapA gene encoding 4-hydroxy-tetrahydrodipicolinate synthase has translation MEKFRGLGVALVTPFLESGGVDMAGLQRLVEHNIKNGVDYLVVQGTTGESATLTPEEKQSVLDFVIEVNNGRKPIVLGIGGNNTAAIAKTLQELDPTGIDGILSVSPYYNKPTQEGIYQHYKQLNAVTPLPIILYNVPGRTGSNVTAQTTLRIAKEMKNIVAVKEASGNLEQVMEIIMHKPKGFMVLSGDDALTLPHIAAGGDGVISVVGNAFPKRFSSLVHAALEGDLTTARQHHYDLLEIIPLLFAEGNPAGVKRVLSTLGICKEQLRLPLVPVSKGLAEKLDDFTRALS, from the coding sequence ATGGAAAAATTTAGAGGTTTAGGAGTTGCTCTGGTGACTCCATTTTTAGAAAGCGGGGGAGTTGACATGGCTGGTTTACAACGTCTTGTTGAACACAATATCAAGAATGGCGTGGATTACCTTGTGGTGCAGGGAACTACAGGAGAATCCGCAACGTTGACGCCTGAAGAAAAACAGTCAGTACTTGACTTTGTAATAGAGGTGAACAATGGAAGAAAGCCGATTGTATTGGGGATCGGAGGAAATAATACAGCAGCTATTGCTAAGACTTTGCAGGAGCTAGATCCTACAGGTATAGATGGAATTCTCTCTGTAAGTCCTTATTATAATAAACCTACTCAGGAGGGAATTTACCAACACTACAAGCAATTGAATGCAGTTACTCCGCTGCCGATTATTCTGTATAATGTTCCTGGAAGAACAGGTAGTAATGTTACGGCTCAGACAACCTTAAGGATTGCCAAGGAAATGAAAAATATTGTTGCGGTGAAAGAGGCTTCTGGAAATCTTGAACAGGTAATGGAGATCATCATGCATAAACCAAAAGGATTTATGGTTTTGTCCGGTGATGATGCGCTAACATTACCTCATATTGCTGCTGGAGGAGATGGGGTAATATCAGTTGTAGGAAATGCCTTTCCAAAACGTTTTTCATCACTAGTTCATGCGGCACTTGAAGGAGACCTAACAACAGCTAGGCAACATCATTACGATTTGCTGGAAATTATTCCATTATTGTTTGCCGAGGGAAATCCTGCGGGAGTTAAAAGAGTGTTGTCAACCTTAGGTATTTGTAAAGAGCAACTGAGGTTGCCGCTAGTTCCAGTGAGTAAAGGGTTGGCTGAAAAGTTGGATGATTTTACGCGTGCGCTAAGTTAG
- a CDS encoding histidine kinase dimerization/phosphoacceptor domain -containing protein, which produces MRKVLHSIRLLFVFCLWTLASTGQESNVVQFSIPEGLPQSQVNKILFDSRGMLWVATSGGGIASFDGNNFMTLDEKKGLAGNIVLDLEEDKTGRIYTISSWGGISVINKNSVEKVIPFPDEFTASSSLEKDAYGNIWMSGSRLYYLEGDEFVPVTTDISLPFVVPVNMKSLGSKLFVTSNNKLIVVDVEKKKQVFSKTYDFNIQVVLPIGEQSWYIGTANEGLYKEENGILTKVDLPISSLSAEISITDAYKENVNNYWFSSRNGAYHIQGSEVVYYEKTKGFDRYDCASICFDAQGNVWFGTRGEGVIGIVNTPFSYYKTVNGLNKSDNFPIYEDDESRIWAGNNEEGVFIYDGEKVINLTTKDGLTSNKVRSFSPGFHDEIIVGTGDGLSIINTKSLAITTLEDFDGQYVKVVKKRDSVVYVGTVGGGLYTINAKNEVNRLFEKELNSVSSIAFKKKQLLVGNGVGCYVVEDSSIQFIQNGLINTYVGNMAIDKNGKIWVGTDREIARLDGNEFTSYTEADGLTSALVYILYADQNGYLWVGTNKGLDRITLDNQSNIIKIRHFGYTEGFKGVEVNSNGVFENDKGELYFSTIEGIHKYMPSYDYSFSYNTPVYISGIKLFLEDFDFGSENGKENWFEVPESITLEHDQSHLTFEYFAVDYLNPTGVEYTYFLEGFDKKWSPPTKSRYAVYNNIPPGNYVFKVKQAGNEFSQTASINIYIKKPPPPFYKSVWFALLMLGVLALIIYYFTEYRTSKLRNQQLYLESKIEERTLEILESEKEKTVLLQEVHHRVKNNLQIIISLFRLQSHFTDNEEALDLFRNSQNRIRSMSKIHEKLYETKDLSKIEIKSYMIELVEDLVASYDINNEVTIEHQIQDCNINLDELTPLALIINEIITNSLKYGLREVDSPKIQIELSQNEVGFTYLKIADNGPGFDPDIWDNHQSMGVELIKTLTEQLDGEIRLSFEENHPIYELKFKASK; this is translated from the coding sequence ATGCGGAAGGTACTCCATAGCATCAGGCTACTATTCGTTTTTTGTCTATGGACGTTAGCGTCAACAGGACAAGAATCAAACGTAGTGCAGTTCAGTATTCCTGAAGGGCTTCCTCAGTCTCAGGTTAATAAGATCCTTTTTGATTCAAGAGGTATGTTGTGGGTAGCTACTTCTGGTGGTGGTATTGCAAGTTTTGATGGCAATAACTTCATGACGCTAGATGAAAAAAAAGGACTCGCTGGCAACATTGTTTTAGACCTCGAAGAAGATAAAACAGGGCGAATCTATACTATCTCCTCATGGGGAGGAATCTCTGTAATCAATAAGAATAGCGTAGAAAAAGTTATCCCATTTCCAGATGAGTTTACAGCTAGTAGTAGTCTTGAGAAGGATGCCTATGGCAATATTTGGATGTCTGGAAGCCGGTTATATTATTTGGAAGGAGATGAATTTGTTCCAGTTACCACCGATATAAGCCTGCCTTTTGTAGTTCCAGTAAACATGAAGTCTCTCGGTAGCAAGTTGTTCGTTACCAGCAATAATAAGCTTATTGTAGTTGACGTTGAGAAGAAGAAACAGGTTTTTTCTAAAACGTATGATTTTAATATTCAGGTTGTTCTTCCTATTGGCGAGCAATCTTGGTATATCGGTACGGCTAATGAGGGTTTGTACAAAGAAGAGAATGGAATACTTACTAAGGTAGATCTTCCCATATCCTCATTATCTGCAGAGATCAGTATAACAGACGCCTACAAGGAGAATGTGAATAATTACTGGTTTTCTTCAAGAAATGGAGCTTACCACATTCAAGGTAGTGAAGTGGTGTACTATGAAAAGACAAAAGGGTTTGATCGCTATGATTGCGCTTCCATTTGTTTTGATGCTCAAGGAAATGTTTGGTTTGGAACTCGTGGTGAAGGAGTTATTGGAATTGTTAACACCCCCTTTTCATATTATAAAACAGTCAACGGTTTAAACAAGTCAGACAACTTTCCAATTTATGAAGATGATGAAAGTCGCATTTGGGCTGGTAATAACGAAGAGGGTGTATTTATCTACGATGGGGAAAAGGTAATTAATCTGACGACCAAAGATGGTTTGACGAGCAATAAAGTAAGATCATTTAGTCCTGGATTCCATGATGAAATCATTGTAGGAACTGGAGACGGATTATCAATTATCAATACTAAATCTTTGGCGATTACTACGCTAGAGGATTTTGACGGTCAATATGTGAAGGTTGTAAAGAAAAGGGATTCAGTTGTTTATGTTGGGACAGTAGGTGGAGGACTTTACACAATAAACGCTAAGAATGAGGTTAATCGCTTATTTGAGAAAGAACTGAATTCTGTTTCCTCAATAGCCTTTAAAAAGAAACAGTTGCTTGTTGGAAATGGTGTGGGATGTTATGTAGTAGAGGATAGTTCGATCCAGTTTATTCAAAATGGACTGATCAATACTTATGTTGGCAATATGGCCATTGACAAGAATGGTAAGATTTGGGTGGGTACGGATAGAGAAATTGCAAGATTGGATGGAAATGAATTTACCAGCTATACTGAAGCCGATGGTCTGACTTCTGCATTGGTCTATATACTCTATGCTGACCAAAATGGTTATTTATGGGTGGGAACAAATAAGGGACTAGATCGAATAACTTTAGATAATCAATCTAATATTATTAAAATTCGACACTTTGGTTATACCGAAGGGTTCAAAGGTGTAGAAGTAAATTCTAACGGGGTTTTTGAAAATGACAAAGGAGAACTATATTTCTCCACGATCGAAGGAATTCATAAATACATGCCCAGCTATGACTACTCTTTTTCCTACAATACTCCCGTATACATCAGCGGTATCAAACTTTTTTTGGAGGATTTTGATTTTGGCTCCGAAAATGGTAAGGAAAACTGGTTTGAGGTGCCGGAGTCAATTACGCTTGAACATGATCAAAGCCACCTTACCTTTGAATATTTTGCAGTAGATTACCTCAATCCAACAGGAGTAGAGTATACTTATTTCCTTGAAGGCTTTGATAAGAAATGGTCTCCTCCTACCAAAAGTAGGTACGCAGTTTATAATAATATTCCTCCAGGAAATTATGTGTTCAAGGTGAAACAGGCTGGAAATGAATTTTCTCAGACAGCAAGTATAAATATCTATATCAAGAAGCCACCCCCTCCATTTTATAAGTCGGTTTGGTTTGCATTATTGATGTTAGGTGTGCTGGCGTTAATTATCTATTACTTTACAGAGTACAGAACGAGTAAACTGAGAAATCAGCAGCTTTACCTAGAGTCTAAAATTGAAGAAAGAACGCTGGAAATATTGGAATCTGAAAAAGAAAAGACGGTTCTGTTGCAAGAAGTTCACCATCGGGTAAAGAATAATTTGCAGATTATCATTAGTTTATTCAGATTGCAAAGTCACTTTACAGACAATGAGGAGGCGTTGGATTTGTTCAGAAATAGTCAGAATAGGATTCGGTCAATGTCTAAGATTCACGAGAAACTATATGAGACAAAAGATCTATCTAAAATTGAGATCAAGTCATATATGATAGAGTTAGTAGAGGATTTAGTTGCTTCGTATGATATCAATAATGAGGTGACCATCGAGCATCAAATTCAGGACTGTAATATCAATTTGGATGAGTTAACCCCATTAGCTTTGATTATTAATGAGATCATTACGAACTCACTAAAGTATGGTTTGCGAGAGGTAGATTCACCGAAGATTCAGATTGAGTTGTCTCAGAATGAAGTTGGGTTCACGTATCTTAAAATAGCGGACAATGGACCGGGCTTTGATCCAGATATTTGGGATAATCATCAGTCGATGGGCGTAGAGTTAATCAAAACATTGACTGAACAATTGGATGGTGAAATTCGTTTATCTTTTGAAGAGAATCACCCGATTTATGAATTAAAGTTTAAAGCATCTAAATAG
- the coaBC gene encoding bifunctional phosphopantothenoylcysteine decarboxylase/phosphopantothenate--cysteine ligase CoaBC translates to MLKGKNVLLAVTGSIAAYKAAYITRLLKKQGAAVKVIMTAASSDFITPLTLSTLSNEPVYADFMKDELTGEWNNHVELGLWADLMLVAPATANSIAKMATGNADNFMMAVYLSAKCPVFVAPAMDLDMYKHGSTKDNLATLVNRGNHIIYPGNGELASGLVGEGRLAEPEEIIDHLEDFFRQGLSLAGKRVLITAGPTHEKIDPVRFLGNNSSGKMGFALAEEAVKRGAKVTLVAGPNHLEIPSGVEYISITSAQDLFEACKANFDQDAVIMAAAVADYTPAHVSAVKMKKQEGDLSIPMKRTTDILKWMGENKKGQKLIGFALETNDELDNARLKLKKKKLDVIVLNSLQDKGAGFKGDTNKITILDANNNLQEFELKSKSDVASDILNKLEELL, encoded by the coding sequence ATGCTTAAAGGAAAGAACGTTCTTTTAGCAGTTACAGGTAGTATTGCTGCATACAAAGCAGCGTATATCACAAGACTTTTAAAGAAACAAGGGGCTGCTGTCAAGGTAATTATGACTGCAGCCTCTTCTGATTTTATTACACCGCTAACGCTGAGTACACTTTCTAATGAACCGGTTTATGCCGACTTTATGAAAGATGAACTTACTGGTGAATGGAACAATCATGTTGAATTAGGACTTTGGGCGGATTTAATGCTCGTAGCTCCTGCTACTGCAAACTCTATCGCTAAAATGGCTACAGGAAATGCAGACAACTTTATGATGGCTGTTTACCTGTCTGCAAAATGTCCCGTTTTTGTAGCTCCAGCAATGGATCTGGATATGTATAAGCACGGTTCTACAAAAGATAATCTAGCCACCTTAGTGAATCGAGGAAATCATATCATCTACCCTGGAAATGGAGAGTTAGCAAGTGGATTGGTAGGAGAGGGACGATTAGCAGAGCCAGAGGAGATCATAGATCATCTGGAAGATTTCTTTCGTCAAGGACTGAGCCTTGCAGGGAAGCGAGTACTAATCACGGCAGGACCAACTCATGAAAAAATCGATCCCGTTCGTTTTTTAGGTAATAATAGTTCCGGGAAAATGGGGTTTGCGTTGGCTGAAGAGGCTGTGAAAAGAGGTGCAAAAGTGACTTTAGTTGCTGGACCTAATCATCTGGAGATTCCTTCTGGGGTTGAGTATATTTCAATCACTTCTGCACAAGATTTATTTGAAGCTTGTAAGGCCAATTTTGATCAAGATGCGGTTATTATGGCAGCCGCAGTTGCCGATTATACGCCTGCGCACGTTTCGGCTGTAAAAATGAAAAAGCAAGAAGGAGATCTCTCGATACCCATGAAACGTACCACGGATATTCTGAAATGGATGGGGGAGAATAAAAAAGGTCAGAAGTTAATCGGATTTGCCTTGGAAACTAACGATGAGTTGGATAATGCGAGATTGAAGTTAAAGAAGAAGAAGCTAGATGTAATCGTGTTAAACTCGCTTCAGGACAAAGGCGCAGGATTTAAAGGAGATACGAATAAAATTACGATATTAGACGCCAACAATAATTTACAGGAATTTGAGTTAAAGAGCAAATCGGATGTTGCCAGCGATATCCTGAACAAATTGGAAGAGTTATTGTAA
- a CDS encoding DUF3108 domain-containing protein, translated as MKKIILPLVALFTIGTATASHKGIYDVQNSASAFEFRTIDNNSFQIGEKLTYRVHYGFMDAGEAVLEVKASDKKVNGRDLYHIVGKGRSVGTFNWFFKVQDRYETYLDAEGLFPWMFVRRVYEGGYEVNQDYTFFQHKQLVSDGAKDYEVPTNIQDMISSYYYARTLDFDHAEVGDIFEFNSFVDGEVYPLKIKYLGKDNIKIRNGKFACLKFCPVIQTGRIFKNEEDLTVWISDDENKIPLLAKANILVGSIKMEVTEYEGLRNPIARL; from the coding sequence ATGAAAAAAATAATCTTACCATTGGTGGCACTGTTCACGATAGGGACGGCCACAGCAAGTCACAAAGGAATATATGATGTTCAAAATTCAGCCAGTGCTTTCGAGTTTAGAACAATTGACAATAACTCTTTTCAAATTGGAGAGAAGTTAACCTACAGAGTTCATTATGGATTTATGGACGCTGGTGAAGCGGTACTAGAAGTTAAAGCGAGTGATAAAAAGGTTAACGGAAGAGATCTCTATCATATTGTAGGGAAAGGAAGAAGTGTGGGTACATTTAATTGGTTCTTTAAAGTGCAGGACAGGTACGAAACCTACCTGGATGCGGAAGGATTATTCCCATGGATGTTTGTGAGAAGAGTTTACGAAGGAGGATATGAAGTGAATCAGGACTATACTTTTTTTCAGCACAAACAATTAGTAAGTGATGGTGCGAAGGATTATGAGGTGCCTACCAATATTCAAGACATGATATCTTCCTATTACTACGCAAGAACGCTTGATTTTGACCATGCAGAAGTAGGAGACATCTTTGAGTTCAACTCATTTGTTGATGGGGAGGTTTATCCATTAAAGATAAAATACCTCGGAAAAGACAATATTAAAATAAGAAACGGAAAGTTCGCTTGTTTAAAGTTCTGCCCCGTAATTCAAACGGGAAGAATCTTTAAGAATGAAGAAGATCTTACAGTTTGGATCTCAGACGATGAGAATAAAATACCACTATTAGCTAAGGCAAATATATTAGTAGGTTCAATAAAAATGGAAGTTACAGAGTACGAAGGATTACGCAATCCTATTGCTCGATTGTAA